CGGCCTGCTCACCCGGTTCCCGGACCTGCGGCTCGCCGTGCCCGCGAAGGAGATCGCGTGGCAGCGCGCCGCCCTGATCCGGGGACCGGAGACGCTGCCGGTCGCCTGGTGACCTCGCCGCCCGGCCCTGGCGGCCGGGCGACCACGGAACTCGGTGCCCTACCGTGCCTTGACTGCCTTGACCGCCCGGAATTCCACGGCGTCGAGGTTGCCCTCGCCGTACTGGTCCTTCCAGTAGAGCGTCTTGTCGCCGGGGAAGGCGCGGGATGCCGCGAAGTACAGGTAGGAGCCGTCCCACCGTGTCTTGATACGGAACGAGTCCCCGGTGGACACCAGCATCCAAGGATTCTGCCGGCAGCTGTCCATCAGGACGATCCGGCGGTGGTAGGAGTGACACAGCATGGACGTACTGCCTTGGCCCTGCAGTCTGATCTGATACCCGTCACCCCATGTGGAGTTGCTGTCCTTCTCGAAGACGACGGGTATTCCGCGGTCTCCCGCGCGATCCGTGTAGCGCACTGAGTCCGCCTCCGCAGTGAGCCCACGGTCGAGCTTCGTGGCCACCAGGTAGTAGGGAACGCCGGGCTCTACGGGGCCGGTCCCGGCGCTGCCGGCAGCCAGCGCCGGCGAGGGGGACAGGGACACCGCCACCAGGGCGAGGGAGCCGGCCAGGACCCCTGACAGCCGGACTCGCGTGAGACTTCCCGAAGCGTGCTTCACCGGATTGCTCTCCTTCGGCACAGAACGCGTGGCCTTGTGCGGAACCCGTACACTCGGCCCCGCCGCCACCGATATCACCCACATGATCTACAACAACCAGCCCGTGGCGAAAGCGGTTTGGCGGATTGACGACGAGCGGCCCGCCGAGACCGTGCCGGGGCGGCATCGTCAGCAACAGCTCGGTCTGCCCCAGATCTTCCGGTACGCCGCGCGGTAGCCGGGCGGATCCCAGGCAGTGGCTCCGCCACTGTTGGCGGCCGTGGCGATGTGTACGGGGGCGACGTACCCGCTGGCGGGCTCGCCGGAGAAGGCGCGGTTGAACTCGTCGACGATCTGCCAGCCCTGTTCGGAAAGCGCCTCGGGGACGGTGGCCGCCTGGAACTGCTCGCTGTTGATGCGTTGGAAGGCGGAGGGGTCGCCGTCGCCCGCGCCGATGTTGTAGGGGGCCGCGGCGCCCTTCTTGCGGGCCGCGCGCAGGGCCGGGGCGGCGTCGGCGAAGTAGACGTCGTTGATGGCGACGGAGTGGGTCCACCTCTCCCCGAAGCGGGAGAGCAGCGAGGACACCTCCAGGGGAGTCCGGCTGCTGGTGTCGGAGAGGGGGATGTTCTCCTCGGCCAGGACTCTCACGCCGGAGCACACGGTGAGGCCCTCCTTGATCAGCTCGGACTTGTTCCTGGCGAACGGGATCGAGGCGTCGGTGAAGACGACGACGCCGGCGTCGCCGTGGGAGTGGGTGATGATCCAGTCGGCGCTGATCCTCGCGACGTCCTCGACCCTGGTGGT
The window above is part of the Streptomyces syringium genome. Proteins encoded here:
- a CDS encoding substrate-binding domain-containing protein, which translates into the protein MHTNRKSAPGGAVVLAAAAVVLVGCERGAWTGAAPLSSGPAKAGCPAALAQAEAAVRQAEKTDAAWSGPTRGPRAVSGKNIVYVAQTMTNPGVAGTANGVREAARAIGWSIRVIDGQGTPAGIQAAFSQAIALRPSGIVIGGFDPRLTSQQVARATAEHIPLIGWHAVDSPGPSKDPALFSNVTTRVEDVARISADWIITHSHGDAGVVVFTDASIPFARNKSELIKEGLTVCSGVRVLAEENIPLSDTSSRTPLEVSSLLSRFGERWTHSVAINDVYFADAAPALRAARKKGAAAPYNIGAGDGDPSAFQRINSEQFQAATVPEALSEQGWQIVDEFNRAFSGEPASGYVAPVHIATAANSGGATAWDPPGYRAAYRKIWGRPSCC